In Perca fluviatilis chromosome 14, GENO_Pfluv_1.0, whole genome shotgun sequence, a genomic segment contains:
- the sstr1b gene encoding somatostatin receptor type 1 codes for MDFNGSRDYGSYPTGLPYNTSTDYEYYYPELYASRIILPSIYALVCCIGLIGNAMVIYVILKYAKMKTATNIYILNLAIADELFMLSVPFLATSAAIRHWPFGSLMCRLVLSVDGINMFTSIFCLTVLSVDRYVAVVHPIKAARYRRPTVAKVVNVCVWGLSLLVILPIIIFADTVRAPDGAVDCNFLWPESAWSEAFVVYTFLLGFLLPVGAICLCYCLMVARMRAVGLKAGWLQRRRSEKKITRMVLLVVAVFVLCWMPFYIIQLVSVFHRPPDPMVTQLFVILSYANSGANPILYGFVSDNFRRSFQRIVCFRWLESGLDAEQVDYCAVALKRQATCNPLDFPKDCMASDMVFRNGTYTSRTTTM; via the coding sequence ATGGATTTCAATGGGAGCCGGGACTATGGGTCCTACCCAACAGGGCTGCCCTATAACACAAGCACGGACTACGAGTACTACTACCCAGAGCTTTACGCTAGTAGAATCATCCTCCCATCTATCTATGCTCTTGTCTGCTGTATAGGTCTTATTGGCAATGCCATGGTCATCTACGTCATTCTGAAATATGCCAAAATGAAAACAGCCACAAACATTTACATCCTCAATTTGGCAATTGCTGACGAGTTGTTCATGTTAAGTGTTCCTTTTCTGGCCACATCAGCTGCCATCCGCCATTGGCCCTTTGGGTCGCTGATGTGTAGGTTGGTGCTGAGTGTGGATGGTATCAATATGTTTACATCAATCTTCTGCTTGACTGTGCTGAGTGTGGACCGTTACGTAGCAGTGGTCCACCCTATCAAGGCTGCCCGGTACCGCAGGCCCACTGTAGCCAAAGtagtcaatgtgtgtgtatgggggctGTCACTTTTAGTTATCCTGCCCATCATTATCTTCGCAGACACTGTCCGGGCGCCAGACGGTGCTGTGGACTGTAATTTCTTGTGGCCTGAATCGGCGTGGTCAGAGGCATTTGTGGTCTACACATTTCTGTTGGGGTTTCTGCTGCCGGTTGGAGCCATCTGCTTATGTTACTGTTTAATGGTGGCCAGGATGCGAGCAGTGGGGCTAAAAGCAGGCTGGCTTCAACGACGGCGCTCAGAGAAGAAGATCACCCGCATGGTGCTGCTAGTTGTGGCCGTGTTCGTTCTCTGCTGGATGCCCTTCTATATCATCCAGCTGGTCAGCGTTTTCCACCGGCCCCCAGACCCCATGGTGACTCAGCTTTTTGTCATCCTCAGCTACGCTAACAGCGGTGCCAATCCTATCCTGTACGGCTTTGTGTCTGACAATTTCCGGCGGTCATTCCAGCGCATTGTGTGTTTCCGGTGGCTGGAGTCTGGGCTGGATGCGGAACAGGTAGATTACTGTGCTGTAGCTTTGAAGAGACAAGCAACATGTAACCCTCTGGATTTTCCCAAGGACTGTATGGCTTCTGATATGGTGTTTCGCAATGGGACATATACCTCCCGTACAACCACAATGTAG